CGCGCGCGAGATGGCGGACACCTTCGCCAACACGCGCACATTCCGCATCATCGACCGGGTCCACGATCGTGATGATTTCCGGCACGCGCTGACCAGCGGGCGCGCCCAGGTCGGCGTCATCATTCCGCCCGATTACTCCGATCAACTGCTCCACGGCGAGCAGACGCAGGTGCAGGTGCTCATCGACGGGTCCGACTCGCAGGTCGCCACCACCGCCATGACCGCCACGCGCCTGCTCGGCTTCGCCACGTCGTTGCGTCTCGCCAAGGCCAAGGGCGAAGCGGCGCAGTTCAGCCCGGCACGCGATCCGTTCGGCGAACTGGCGATCCCCGTCGATGTGCGCCCGCGGCTCCTGTACAACCCGGCGCTCGAAAGCTCGCACTTTTTCGTGCCCGGCCTTGTCGCGATCATCCTCCAGCTTGTCACGCTCTTTCTGACCAGCTTCGCCATCGTCCGCGAACGCGAGGTCGGCACGCTCGAACAGCTTTTCGTCACGCCCGTCGGACGCGCCGGGCTGATGCTCGGCAAACTCCTGCCCTACTCCATCACCGGCTTCGTCGAATCGCTCATCGTCCTGACCGCGATGGTCTACCTCTTCGGCGTGCCGATCCACGGAAACCTGTTCCTGCTGATGGCGATGGCGGCGCTGTTCATCGTCTGCGCCCTGGGGCTGGGCCTGCTCATTTCGACCTTGGCGCGGACGCAGATGCAGGCGATGCAGTTCTCGTTCATGATCATGCTGCCGAGCGTGCTCCTGTCGGGCTTCATGTTTCCCCGGGCCGAGATGCCGCTGCCGATTTACCTGATCACGTTTGCCATCCCCGTGACGTATTTCATCGAGATTCTGCGGGGCATCGTCCTGCGCGGTGCGGAGGTCATCGATCTTGTCCCGGCGATGACGGGACTGGCGATCTGCATGGTGGTGATTCTGACGCTGTCGATCACGCGGTTCAGGAAGCAGTTGGGTTAGCGGGCGGTGAGGGCCGCGCGGGGCAAGCCCCGCCGCTAAATGTGGCAATCGAGACGTGAATCGTCTACGATTTCGGCCTTCACCATTAGGGAATTGCACGCATCATGAGCGAACAAACGACCAAATCCATGGACGAAATCGTCGCCCTCTGCCGGCGGCGCGGATTCATCTTTCAATCGTCGGAAATCTACGGCGGGATCAACGGTTTCTGGGACTACGGCCCGCTGGGCGCCCAACTGAAGCGCAACCTCAAGGACGCCTGGTACCAGGACATCATCCAAACCGACCACACCGGCCCCGACGGCCACGGCTTTGAAATCGTCCCGGTCGACTGCACCATCATCATGCATCCGAAAGTGTGGGAGGCATCGGGTCATGTTGGTGGTTTCAATGATCCGATGGTGGACTGCAAGACGGAGGGCTGCAAGGGCCGTTTCCGCGCGGATCACATCAAGGAGCTTCAATGCCCGCTCAAGCCGAGTAAATGCCCGGGCGCACATGACAAGTGTCAGCTCACCGAACCGCGCCAGTTCAATCTAATGTTTCAGACGCATACTGGCGCCGTTCAGAATGAGGAATCGCTGACATACCTCCGTCCCGAGACGGCGCAGGGGATTTTCACGCAGTTCTGGAATGTCGTGGACACTTCGCGCGTGAAAGTGCCTTTCGGCATCGGCCAACAGGGCAAGGCGTTTCGCAATGAGGTGACGCCGCGGAATTTTACGTTTCGCAGCCGCGAGTTTGAGCAGATGGAGATTGAGTTCTTCATTCGGCCCGAAACGGCGGTGGAGTGGTATCAGTATTGGCGCGATTCGCGGTACAAGTGGTGGCAGTCGATCGGGCTCACGAGCGACAATCTTCAATTGCGCGAGCATGACAAGGATGAGCTTTCGCACTACGCCAAGGAAGGGGCGGGGGTGTGCGATGTGGAGTATCGGTTTCCGTTCACTTCGCCGGGGTACGGGGAACTGGAAGGCGTGGCGCACCGGAGCGATTTCGATCTGCGGGCGCATGCCAACGCGTGCGGCAAGGGGGACAAGCTCATGTACTTCGATCAGGAGCGCAATGAGCGGTACTTCCCGCATGTGATCGAACCGAGCGCGGGGGCGGATCGCGGGACGCTCGCCCTGATCTGCGAAGCGTTCACACCGACGCCGGAGCGGTCGGGCAGCAAGTTCGTGATGAACTTCCACCCGCGCATGGCGCCGATCAAGGCGGCGATCTTCCCGCTGGTCAACAAGGACGGGATGCCGGAGGTGGCGGACAAGCTGTACCAGTCGCTCAAGAAGAAGTACGTGTGTCAGATCGACGCCAAGCAGTCGATCGGCAAGCGCTACGCCCGCATGGACGAAGCGGGCACGCCCTTCTGCTTCACCATCGACGGCGACTCGCTGACCGATCAGACCGTCACCGTCCGCCACCGCGACACCGCCCATCAGGAGCGTATCGCCATCGACAAGGTCCATGCGTTCCTCGCGGAGAAAATCGGCGGATAAGCGCGGCATTTCACCACGGAAAGCTCAGGGATGGCCATCCCTGAGCTTTTTTCATTGGCGGGTCGGCGATTGCGGAGTATATTGGAAGCGAGAGAACCCTTTGGGAGAGCGATTTCATGAACAAGCGGATATGTGCGGCGGCCCTGATGGGGCTGGGGATGTTGTCGGCGTCGGCGCGGGCGACGGTGATCTATGACGGATCGCTGAACACGGAGCCGGGCGCGCAGGGATGGACTCAGTTTTTTGTCGGCGGAACCCATTCGGCGGCGGGCGGGATCGAAAGCGTCAACACGCTTTCATCGGAGAGTGTGCAGGGCGGATTCAGCCGCTCGAGCACGCCGATCGATTCGACGACTGGCATGACGCTGTCGTTCAATGTGAAGCTGCTGAGCGAGACGCACAATGGTTCGAGCAACCGCGCGGGGTTGAGCGTGATTTTCCTCGACTCAAACAAGAAAGGTATCGAGATCGGGTTCTGGGCCGACGAAGTGTGGTCGCAGGATGACAGCCCGCTGTTCGTGCGCGGCGAGGTCAATCATAGCTTCGACACCACCGCGGCGTACGTGAACTACGCCCTGACGCTGCACAACGGTTCGTATGAGCTTTCGGCCAATGGGGCGTCAATCCTGAGCGGGCTGATGCGGGACTATTCGGCGTTCGCGGGTTTCCCCGATCCGTATGAGACGCCGAATTTCATTTTCCTCGGTGACGACACGACGAGCGCGGCGGCAAGCTGGCAGCTCACGCAGGTATCGCTGTCGGCGATCCCCGAGCCGACGGCGGGATTGATGCTGCTCCTCGGCGTCGGCGCGGCGATGATGCGGCGTCGGTAGGACACGCGACAACATCAACGCAGCAAAAAAGCTCAGGGATGGCGATCCCTGAGCTTTCTTTATGAGATTGAGCGTGCCTTGCGGCGGAGAGAGATCAGTAGTTGCAGCGGCGGGGTCGGCTCATGCCGGCGGTGAGCAGGAGGACGATGCCGGACACGGAGGCGACGGGCGTGGGGATGACGACGGTGGTGGGCACATCGTCGACCGCGCCGACACCGCCGTGCAGCGTGTAGCTGTACGACTGTCCGGGCAGTCCGAGGCCGGCGCCCTGATCGGTGAGCAGCGTGAGGAGGGCATTGTCGAAATCGCCCTCGGCGGAGGCGTCGAGCGCGATGGTGAGATTGAAGGACAGGCCGCGGGCGACGGTCATGCCAGGGGTGAAGTTGATGAGGGAGTATTTGGAGGCGTCGAGTCCGGTGATGGCGGCGGAGAGGATGGTCAGATTGGTCAGGCCTGGGATGTTGTCATAGTTGTTGGGGGAGTTGTTGAAGACGATCAGATCGACGGTGGGCGCGGTGCCGAGGGTGGCGTAACCGAAGTCAAGGACGCCGTTGGGTGCGACGATGCTGGCGAAAAGCGGCTGGGCGGATTTGCCGAAGTTGGCGCTGAGCTGGACAAGGTCAGCGATGCTCACGGAGCCATCGCCGTCGAGATCGCCCTGCTCGCGCGTCTTGCCGGAGAGACCGAAGTTGGAGCTGAGGATGACCAGGTCTGCGATGTTGCTGAGGCGGTCATTGTTGACGTCGCCGGGCATGTAGATCGTCGCGGCGGATGCGGCGCGCGTCGAACCGATCAACATGGCCAGGGCCAGTGTGATCTTCGCGCACACGGACAAAATATGCTTTGCAGACGGTGCAATAGACAACATCATCTCACTCAACCTTTCCGAGGATTTACCTCAGATCAAGAACTTCATCCGATCCACGGTGTCCAACCGCAGATCGCTCTTCCACATGTTGCAGCTAACAAATCTGATGCCAGACCCATGAATCGCGTTCAGCGCGTTAAAATCAGCGATTTCCACGGTGATGGCATGCGTTCGAAACCTTTGCCATGGGCCAATGTGGTACCAATCCAGTACCAGAGCGGCCCCAACCGCCCCGCGCATCGACGCTCGCTATACTCCCTCATGATGCGCGAGAAGCCACATGGGCGACGGCGACAATGGGGAGACTCGTTCGCCGCGCTATTGATGCTGTTCATCATGACGAGTCCGACGGGCGCGGACGACACACCGATCGTGCGCTTTCCGGTGTTCGATGCGCTGCATTCACGACGCGACACGCCGACCGATCGACCGGTCGATCACTACGGCATGCGGCCGATCGCGATCTTCTACCGCAGCGCCCTCTGGCCCGCCGGGTCCGATCCGGATCAGCCGAATCTCCCGCAGGTTCGTCGGCTTGTCAGTCGGCTCAAAGGTTCA
The nucleotide sequence above comes from Planctomycetota bacterium. Encoded proteins:
- a CDS encoding glycine--tRNA ligase, with protein sequence MSEQTTKSMDEIVALCRRRGFIFQSSEIYGGINGFWDYGPLGAQLKRNLKDAWYQDIIQTDHTGPDGHGFEIVPVDCTIIMHPKVWEASGHVGGFNDPMVDCKTEGCKGRFRADHIKELQCPLKPSKCPGAHDKCQLTEPRQFNLMFQTHTGAVQNEESLTYLRPETAQGIFTQFWNVVDTSRVKVPFGIGQQGKAFRNEVTPRNFTFRSREFEQMEIEFFIRPETAVEWYQYWRDSRYKWWQSIGLTSDNLQLREHDKDELSHYAKEGAGVCDVEYRFPFTSPGYGELEGVAHRSDFDLRAHANACGKGDKLMYFDQERNERYFPHVIEPSAGADRGTLALICEAFTPTPERSGSKFVMNFHPRMAPIKAAIFPLVNKDGMPEVADKLYQSLKKKYVCQIDAKQSIGKRYARMDEAGTPFCFTIDGDSLTDQTVTVRHRDTAHQERIAIDKVHAFLAEKIGG
- a CDS encoding PEP-CTERM sorting domain-containing protein (PEP-CTERM proteins occur, often in large numbers, in the proteomes of bacteria that also encode an exosortase, a predicted intramembrane cysteine proteinase. The presence of a PEP-CTERM domain at a protein's C-terminus predicts cleavage within the sorting domain, followed by covalent anchoring to some some component of the (usually Gram-negative) cell surface. Many PEP-CTERM proteins exhibit an unusual sequence composition that includes large numbers of potential glycosylation sites. Expression of one such protein has been shown restore the ability of a bacterium to form floc, a type of biofilm.), whose amino-acid sequence is MNKRICAAALMGLGMLSASARATVIYDGSLNTEPGAQGWTQFFVGGTHSAAGGIESVNTLSSESVQGGFSRSSTPIDSTTGMTLSFNVKLLSETHNGSSNRAGLSVIFLDSNKKGIEIGFWADEVWSQDDSPLFVRGEVNHSFDTTAAYVNYALTLHNGSYELSANGASILSGLMRDYSAFAGFPDPYETPNFIFLGDDTTSAAASWQLTQVSLSAIPEPTAGLMLLLGVGAAMMRRR